A region from the Sorex araneus isolate mSorAra2 chromosome 6, mSorAra2.pri, whole genome shotgun sequence genome encodes:
- the DNAL4 gene encoding dynein axonemal light chain 4: MGETEGKKDDADYKRLQTFPLVRHSDMPEEMRVETMELCVTACEKFSNNNESAAKMIKETMDKKFGSSWHVVIGEGFGFEITHEVKSLLYLYFGGTLAVCVWKCS, translated from the exons ATGGGGGAAACGGAGGGGAAGAAAGATGACGCGGATTACAAGCGGCTGCAGACCTTCCCCCTGGTCAGG CACTCGGACATGCCCGAGGAGATGCGCGTGGAGACCATGGAGCTGTGCGTCACGGCCTGCGAGAAGTTCTCCAACAACAACGAG AGCGCCGCGAAGATGATCAAGGAGACGATGGACAAGAAGTTCGGCTCGTCCTGGCACGTGGTGATCGGCGAGGGCTTCGGGTTCGAGATCACGCACGAGGTGAAGAGCCTCCTGTACCTCTACTTCGGGGGGACACTGGCCGTGTGTGTCTGGAAATGCTCCTGA